A stretch of Gemmatimonas aurantiaca T-27 DNA encodes these proteins:
- a CDS encoding MHYT domain-containing protein, translated as MLLSIGISVFSASMALASAHVARRAETALSRHVAIASGAAALGGGICATHFIGMLAFKLPTHVSYELWLTTASILPALGASWLALRILARAHVTFRQLLLSGALTGAGIGTMHYAGMAAMDTPVLVRYEPTMFLLSIAVAVGLSMLALWIRYGLRNTRLSNRHGFYISGAVMGFAIAGMHYTGMAAVRLTGVATTPTVQLPIDAPVASILLATLTITLTLLVYASNHLIRARAVSTRRDE; from the coding sequence GTGCTGCTTTCCATCGGGATTTCCGTGTTCTCGGCCAGCATGGCGCTCGCGTCGGCGCATGTCGCGCGCCGTGCGGAGACCGCGCTTTCCCGGCATGTCGCTATCGCGTCAGGCGCCGCGGCACTCGGCGGCGGCATCTGCGCCACGCACTTCATCGGCATGCTGGCCTTCAAGCTGCCGACGCACGTCAGCTATGAACTGTGGTTGACCACCGCGTCCATACTGCCCGCTCTCGGGGCGTCATGGCTGGCGCTACGCATTCTGGCGCGGGCCCACGTGACCTTCCGGCAACTGCTGCTGAGTGGTGCGCTGACCGGTGCAGGCATCGGCACGATGCACTATGCGGGCATGGCCGCCATGGATACGCCGGTGCTGGTGCGGTATGAGCCGACTATGTTTCTGCTGTCCATCGCGGTCGCTGTCGGATTGTCCATGCTGGCGTTGTGGATTCGATACGGTTTGCGCAATACGCGCCTGTCGAACCGCCATGGTTTCTACATCAGCGGCGCCGTGATGGGCTTCGCCATTGCCGGCATGCACTACACCGGCATGGCGGCCGTGCGTCTGACGGGTGTGGCCACCACCCCCACCGTGCAATTGCCGATCGATGCGCCCGTGGCGTCGATCCTGCTGGCCACCCTCACCATCACGCTCACGCTGCTGGTGTATGCATCGAATCACCTCATTCGCGCGCGCGCTGTATCGACGCGCCGAGATGAGTGA
- the recN gene encoding DNA repair protein RecN, which produces MLVELRIRNVAVIDTVVLPLAAGLNVLTGETGAGKSLIIGALGMLLGERATSDRIRTGADRATVEGVFELPPSHPLFMLLDERGIDVGDEHTLVLKREVGANGRSRAWINGSPVTAGALSEIGSQLVSVHGQHESRALVDADHQRDLLDAYVQAGAVRRDVATAHEALMRLRVRQHELTTRHQQAIRRADYLRFLLQEISDVDPQPGEDESLDAEIRRLSHAEELQALTAQAAAAISGDERAALTRLTAVRRTLGSLTRIDPELERLSAGFEGAVDALEELARELETYAEGLEADPSRLRTLERRRDALLGVLRKHGPTLADVHRTADEAAQELALIDGHEAELSALHTELGNAELALNEAAHHLTAMRRAGAGTLATAVSALFPELGMIDGKMDVQCTPLDAIGPQGGESVQFAATLNAGMEVRPLGRIASGGELSRVMLALSTVLARLQQVPTLVFDEVDAGVGGAVAWQVGALMSRVAAHHQVLAISHLAQIAARAQHHVVVQKGAVGTVTTADTHVATGDARVMEIARMLGGDADREVSRAHARELLARGDQELQKTEEPTRKAGSKAPKTAASPNGAQRRGKPV; this is translated from the coding sequence ATGCTCGTTGAACTGCGCATTCGGAACGTGGCGGTCATCGACACGGTGGTATTGCCGCTTGCCGCAGGCCTCAACGTGCTCACCGGTGAAACCGGCGCCGGCAAGTCGCTGATCATCGGCGCGCTGGGTATGCTGCTCGGCGAGCGGGCCACGAGCGATCGCATTCGTACCGGCGCAGACCGGGCCACAGTGGAAGGCGTGTTCGAGCTGCCACCATCGCACCCACTGTTCATGCTGCTCGACGAGCGCGGCATCGACGTCGGGGACGAACACACGCTCGTGCTCAAGCGTGAAGTGGGTGCCAACGGGCGCTCACGTGCGTGGATCAATGGCTCACCGGTGACAGCGGGCGCGCTGTCGGAGATCGGCTCTCAGTTGGTGAGCGTGCATGGGCAACATGAATCACGCGCCTTGGTCGACGCCGATCACCAGCGCGATCTGCTCGATGCGTACGTACAGGCCGGTGCCGTACGACGGGACGTGGCGACGGCCCATGAAGCACTCATGCGATTGCGCGTGCGGCAACACGAACTCACCACCCGACACCAGCAGGCCATCCGCCGCGCCGACTACCTGCGCTTTCTTCTGCAGGAGATCTCCGACGTGGATCCGCAGCCCGGTGAAGATGAATCACTGGATGCGGAGATTCGACGCCTGTCTCATGCCGAAGAACTGCAGGCGCTCACCGCACAGGCCGCAGCCGCGATTTCCGGTGACGAGCGTGCAGCGCTGACTCGGCTCACTGCGGTGCGGCGTACCCTGGGCAGCCTCACCCGCATCGACCCGGAACTCGAGCGCCTCTCGGCGGGCTTCGAAGGTGCCGTCGACGCACTCGAAGAACTTGCGCGCGAACTGGAAACCTACGCAGAAGGGCTGGAAGCGGACCCTTCTCGCCTGCGCACGCTGGAGCGCCGACGTGATGCCTTGCTCGGTGTGTTGCGTAAACATGGCCCCACACTCGCCGATGTGCATCGCACCGCCGACGAAGCGGCGCAAGAACTGGCGCTGATCGATGGGCACGAGGCGGAGCTGTCCGCGTTGCACACAGAACTTGGCAACGCCGAACTCGCGTTGAACGAGGCCGCACATCACCTGACGGCCATGCGACGCGCCGGTGCCGGAACACTGGCCACGGCCGTATCGGCGCTGTTCCCTGAACTCGGCATGATCGATGGCAAAATGGACGTGCAATGCACGCCGCTCGATGCCATCGGACCGCAGGGTGGCGAGAGTGTACAGTTTGCCGCCACGCTCAATGCCGGCATGGAAGTGCGCCCGCTCGGACGTATTGCGTCAGGCGGCGAGTTGTCGCGGGTGATGCTCGCGTTGAGCACCGTGCTGGCACGCCTCCAGCAGGTACCCACGCTGGTATTCGATGAAGTCGATGCCGGTGTGGGTGGTGCGGTCGCCTGGCAGGTCGGAGCCCTGATGAGCCGCGTGGCGGCACATCATCAGGTGCTCGCCATCTCTCATCTGGCGCAGATCGCTGCCCGCGCGCAGCACCATGTGGTAGTGCAAAAGGGAGCGGTGGGCACGGTGACCACTGCGGACACCCATGTCGCCACCGGCGACGCGCGTGTGATGGAGATCGCGCGCATGCTGGGCGGTGATGCCGATCGTGAGGTCAGCCGCGCGCATGCACGAGAACTGCTGGCGCGTGGTGATCAGGAACTCCAGAAAACAGAAGAGCCGACCAGAAAGGCCGGCTCCAAAGCACCAAAAACCGCTGCGTCACCCAATGGAGCTCAGCGCCGCGGAAAACCGGTGTAA
- a CDS encoding NAD(+)/NADH kinase: MRVGVVGHRGYVGLPAVLNTLLDSAPALNFTLAFEEELWDMAEEGERLTQDTPIDAMITLGGDGTLLRGARLVNGRKIPILGVNFGRLGFLTSCSADEMEDGVQRLARGDFVSEPRMVLESCAIDGDRSERCRWRALNDVVMHKGGFARLVKFSVLVDGEHIGSYSADGLIISTPTGSTGYSLSAGGPIVMPTFESIVLTPVSPHTLAMRPLVLPADVEVTVRADDGPEELLVTVDGQVGTTFTGGETLIVRRAPEPVHIVRLPGATFFTRLRHKLGWGGLSGRDGEAT; encoded by the coding sequence ATGCGCGTCGGCGTCGTCGGTCATCGAGGCTACGTCGGATTGCCGGCGGTGCTGAACACGTTGCTCGACAGTGCGCCGGCGCTGAATTTCACGCTCGCCTTCGAGGAAGAGCTGTGGGATATGGCCGAGGAAGGCGAACGGCTCACGCAGGACACCCCCATCGACGCCATGATCACACTGGGCGGCGACGGGACCTTGTTGCGTGGCGCCCGGCTCGTGAACGGCCGCAAGATTCCCATTCTCGGTGTGAACTTCGGCCGGTTGGGGTTTCTCACGAGCTGTAGCGCCGACGAAATGGAAGACGGCGTGCAGCGCCTCGCACGCGGCGATTTTGTGTCCGAGCCGCGCATGGTGCTGGAGTCGTGCGCCATCGACGGTGATCGTTCCGAACGCTGCCGCTGGCGTGCGCTCAATGACGTCGTCATGCACAAAGGCGGGTTCGCGCGTCTGGTGAAGTTCTCGGTGTTGGTGGACGGAGAACACATCGGCTCGTACTCGGCCGATGGCCTCATCATCAGCACTCCCACGGGCTCCACGGGCTATTCGCTGTCGGCCGGCGGACCCATCGTGATGCCGACGTTCGAGAGTATCGTGCTCACCCCCGTGTCACCGCACACGCTGGCCATGCGCCCCCTGGTGCTGCCGGCCGATGTGGAAGTCACGGTGCGTGCAGATGATGGGCCGGAAGAACTTCTGGTAACGGTGGACGGGCAGGTTGGTACTACCTTCACGGGTGGTGAGACCCTGATCGTGCGTCGTGCACCGGAACCGGTGCATATCGTGCGGCTTCCGGGGGCCACGTTTTTCACCAGGCTCCGGCACAAGCTCGGATGGGGTGGTCTCTCCGGTCGGGACGGCGAAGCGACGTGA
- the dxs gene encoding 1-deoxy-D-xylulose-5-phosphate synthase, giving the protein MSILESINSPADVRALSRDELRTLAQDVRDRLIDVCSRTGGHIGAGLGVVELTIALHAVFDTPTDQLVWDVGHQAYPHKLLTGRNSRMETLRQEDGLSGFLKRTESEYDTFGAGHAATAISAALGMAAGRDVLGEAFKAVAIIGDGSLGSGLAYEGLNNAGHSDRDIIVVLNDNEMSIAPNVGAMHKYLTSIQRNPLYNRLRSRIGELVDNAPAPFTGVSTLVRKWEESVKSFLTPGVLFEELGFRYFGPIDGHDIDALVETFNAVRDMNTPRLVHVITQKGRGFPAGEHGEKWHALPPGHDPATGKQLNVSAGNPAYTAVYGKGLTELGAERQDLAVITAAMPGGTGTTAFGKAYPNRFFDVGIAEGHGVTFASGLATRGVRPVVTIYSTFLQRGYDNIIHDAALQKLPVVFAMDRAGLVGEDGETHMGLYDIAYMLSVPNMTVTAPRNGTEMLGLLRAGVEHLDGPFCLRYPRDASPDVPPAMSEIPATPYGTWEVLRRGREVAILAVGTMVDTALKAADDLAAEGLDVTVVNCRYLKPYDAVTLNAILSNHGHVLMVEEGTVVNGFGAYMSAIIHRLAPAVRTAVHGVPDQIVYAAPRKKQLASLGLDAPGIAARVRALHASEAMAD; this is encoded by the coding sequence ATGTCGATTCTCGAATCCATCAACTCACCCGCCGACGTCCGCGCCCTTTCGCGCGACGAGCTCCGCACGCTCGCGCAGGACGTCCGCGACCGGCTGATCGACGTCTGCTCCCGTACCGGTGGGCACATCGGCGCCGGACTTGGCGTGGTCGAGCTGACGATCGCGTTGCACGCCGTGTTCGATACCCCCACCGATCAATTGGTGTGGGATGTCGGCCATCAGGCGTACCCGCACAAGCTGCTCACCGGCCGCAACAGCCGGATGGAAACGCTGCGGCAGGAAGACGGGCTCTCCGGTTTCCTCAAGCGCACCGAAAGTGAGTACGACACCTTTGGCGCCGGTCACGCTGCCACGGCCATCTCGGCGGCCCTCGGCATGGCCGCCGGACGTGATGTGCTGGGTGAGGCGTTCAAAGCCGTCGCGATCATCGGTGACGGATCACTGGGATCGGGCCTCGCGTACGAAGGACTGAACAACGCCGGTCATTCGGATCGGGACATCATCGTCGTGTTGAACGACAACGAGATGTCGATCGCGCCGAACGTGGGCGCGATGCACAAGTATCTCACGAGCATCCAGCGCAATCCGCTGTACAACCGCCTGCGTTCGCGCATCGGCGAATTGGTGGACAACGCCCCGGCACCGTTCACCGGTGTGAGCACGCTGGTGCGGAAGTGGGAAGAAAGCGTGAAGTCGTTCCTCACGCCCGGTGTGTTGTTCGAGGAGTTGGGCTTCCGTTATTTCGGTCCCATCGACGGGCACGATATCGACGCGCTGGTGGAGACCTTCAACGCCGTGCGCGACATGAACACCCCGCGTCTCGTGCATGTCATCACGCAGAAGGGACGTGGCTTTCCGGCCGGCGAACACGGTGAGAAGTGGCACGCCCTTCCACCGGGCCATGACCCGGCCACCGGCAAGCAGCTCAATGTCTCGGCGGGCAATCCGGCCTACACCGCGGTGTATGGAAAGGGCCTCACGGAGCTGGGTGCGGAGCGTCAGGACTTGGCGGTGATCACGGCCGCGATGCCGGGCGGCACGGGCACCACGGCGTTTGGCAAGGCGTATCCCAATCGGTTCTTCGACGTGGGCATCGCCGAAGGCCATGGCGTGACGTTCGCCTCCGGCTTGGCCACGCGCGGTGTGCGCCCCGTGGTGACGATCTACTCCACGTTCCTGCAGCGCGGGTACGACAACATCATTCACGATGCCGCGCTTCAGAAGTTGCCGGTCGTGTTTGCGATGGACCGTGCAGGATTGGTGGGCGAAGATGGTGAGACGCACATGGGTTTGTACGACATCGCCTACATGCTCTCCGTGCCCAACATGACCGTGACCGCACCGCGCAACGGCACCGAGATGCTCGGACTGCTGCGAGCGGGTGTGGAGCACCTCGACGGGCCGTTCTGCCTGCGCTATCCACGCGATGCGTCGCCCGATGTGCCACCGGCCATGTCCGAGATTCCGGCCACGCCGTACGGCACGTGGGAAGTGCTGCGTCGCGGCCGCGAGGTGGCCATACTGGCCGTGGGCACGATGGTCGATACCGCGCTCAAGGCGGCAGATGATCTCGCCGCCGAAGGGCTCGACGTGACGGTGGTGAACTGCCGCTATCTCAAGCCATACGATGCGGTGACGCTCAATGCCATTCTCAGCAACCATGGGCACGTCCTCATGGTGGAAGAAGGCACGGTGGTGAACGGCTTTGGGGCGTACATGAGCGCGATCATCCATCGTCTCGCGCCGGCGGTGCGCACTGCGGTGCATGGTGTGCCCGATCAGATCGTGTACGCAGCGCCGCGCAAGAAGCAGCTCGCCTCGCTCGGGCTCGATGCACCGGGTATCGCGGCCCGTGTGCGTGCGCTGCACGCCTCCGAGGCGATGGCCGACTGA
- a CDS encoding polyprenyl synthetase family protein: MNELAAAGSGGPASTVSFSAERAAIQHALDGVCRRWLSALAPATAEAVRYALLGEGKRLRAILLIEAYRACGGTGDAADLAASIEVVHAYSLVHDDLPCMDDDDMRRGRPTVHKVHGVGVATAAGLAMVPLAARSAWHASKALGLSDVVAGDIVRELMEASGGGGMIGGQLLDLEAEGAPLSLESLERVHRLKTGALIRASVTLGARAALAPEARRHALDRYGASIGLAFQIADDVLDVTATTDELGKTAGRDLDLQKSTYPALLGVEGAIQRAVALVEDGCAALQAEGLLTPPLEQLARFIVERRS; the protein is encoded by the coding sequence GTGAATGAACTCGCTGCTGCGGGCAGCGGAGGTCCTGCTTCCACGGTTTCCTTCAGCGCGGAACGCGCGGCCATTCAGCACGCGCTCGACGGCGTGTGTCGTCGCTGGCTGAGTGCCCTCGCGCCCGCCACGGCGGAAGCCGTGCGCTACGCGCTGCTGGGTGAAGGCAAGCGCTTGCGAGCCATCCTGCTCATCGAAGCGTACCGGGCCTGCGGTGGCACGGGCGATGCGGCCGACCTCGCGGCGTCCATCGAAGTGGTGCATGCCTACTCCCTGGTGCACGACGACCTGCCGTGCATGGACGACGATGACATGCGGCGCGGTCGCCCGACGGTGCACAAGGTGCATGGCGTTGGTGTGGCAACGGCGGCCGGACTGGCCATGGTCCCGCTGGCGGCCCGGTCGGCGTGGCACGCCTCCAAAGCCCTGGGACTGTCGGACGTGGTCGCCGGTGACATCGTGCGGGAGCTCATGGAGGCGTCGGGCGGTGGCGGGATGATCGGGGGCCAGCTCCTCGACCTCGAAGCCGAAGGTGCCCCGCTCAGCCTGGAGTCCCTGGAGCGGGTCCATCGCCTCAAGACCGGTGCGCTGATCCGCGCCAGTGTCACCCTGGGGGCCCGTGCGGCCCTGGCACCCGAGGCGCGCCGTCACGCGCTCGATCGCTATGGTGCATCAATCGGGCTCGCGTTTCAAATTGCAGATGACGTTCTTGACGTCACGGCCACCACCGACGAGCTCGGGAAGACCGCCGGCCGCGACCTCGATCTCCAGAAGAGCACCTATCCGGCGCTTCTTGGGGTAGAGGGCGCTATCCAGCGAGCCGTGGCGTTGGTCGAGGACGGCTGTGCCGCGCTTCAGGCGGAAGGCTTGCTCACACCGCCGCTGGAACAGCTTGCCCGTTTCATCGTGGAGCGCCGGTCGTAA
- the xseB gene encoding exodeoxyribonuclease VII small subunit — MTSEMTFEQSLNRLEEIVRDLERQDMPLEQALRLFEEGIGHLRSAGSALQAVDAQVQQLVEAADGSFSVEDFGE, encoded by the coding sequence GTGACCTCGGAGATGACCTTTGAGCAGTCGTTGAATCGTCTCGAGGAGATCGTGCGTGACCTGGAGCGACAGGACATGCCGCTCGAACAGGCCTTGCGACTTTTCGAAGAGGGGATCGGTCACCTGCGCTCCGCCGGTTCGGCGCTGCAGGCGGTGGACGCTCAAGTGCAACAACTCGTGGAAGCGGCGGACGGGTCCTTTTCCGTAGAAGATTTCGGTGAATGA
- the xseA gene encoding exodeoxyribonuclease VII large subunit, whose product MASRRTSGAGSESFGDGGRVAAAPGSEPDAAISVHDLTSAAKDLIEGAFPPLWVRGEVTNFKAHRNGHWYFSLRDANAQVNCVIWSSATRRIPAQPDEGMQVLALGQMTVWPVRGDLQFSVRQLEAEGDGLWRKALEQSRLRLERDGLLTAERKRRLPAFPRRIAVITSPDGAALRDVITVSRARSADVELVVVPAKVQGEGAADSLIDALERVGRWGGADLVIIGRGGGSREDLWAFNDERLARALAACPVPTISAVGHEVDISLCDLVADVRAATPSAAAEIAVPSRRELAARVDALGNRLASAAVRRQDRAVASLVQVRKRLALTATRLVDRRRGRIETLAGQLEALSPLATLARGFGVARGPDGATLSRRAQFAPGASFELWLQDGIVEATAGASKALPDERMERTNRELA is encoded by the coding sequence ATGGCCTCCCGTCGCACCAGCGGCGCCGGCTCGGAGTCCTTTGGCGATGGTGGCCGCGTGGCCGCCGCGCCGGGGAGTGAGCCGGATGCCGCGATCAGTGTGCACGACCTGACGAGTGCGGCCAAGGATCTCATCGAGGGTGCCTTCCCGCCGCTGTGGGTGCGTGGTGAAGTCACGAACTTCAAGGCGCATCGGAACGGGCATTGGTACTTCTCGCTGCGTGATGCGAACGCTCAGGTGAATTGTGTCATCTGGAGTTCGGCTACCCGTCGCATTCCCGCGCAGCCGGATGAGGGCATGCAGGTGCTGGCGCTGGGACAGATGACCGTCTGGCCCGTGCGCGGTGATCTGCAGTTCTCCGTGCGACAGTTGGAAGCGGAAGGTGATGGGCTGTGGCGCAAGGCGCTGGAGCAGTCGCGTCTGCGACTCGAGCGCGATGGTCTCCTGACGGCCGAGCGGAAGCGGCGCTTGCCGGCCTTTCCGCGGCGCATTGCCGTGATCACCAGCCCTGATGGCGCCGCACTGCGCGACGTCATCACGGTGAGCCGTGCCCGCAGTGCGGACGTGGAATTGGTCGTGGTGCCGGCCAAGGTCCAAGGCGAAGGCGCCGCCGATTCGCTCATCGACGCACTGGAACGCGTGGGCCGGTGGGGCGGCGCCGATCTGGTGATCATCGGCCGCGGCGGTGGCTCACGCGAAGATCTGTGGGCCTTCAACGACGAGCGGTTGGCCCGGGCGCTCGCCGCGTGTCCGGTGCCGACGATCTCAGCGGTGGGTCACGAAGTCGATATCTCCCTCTGCGATCTGGTCGCCGATGTGCGTGCGGCCACACCGTCTGCCGCCGCCGAAATTGCTGTGCCGTCGCGGCGCGAGTTGGCGGCGCGGGTCGATGCGCTGGGCAATCGCCTCGCATCGGCGGCGGTACGCCGTCAGGACCGCGCCGTGGCATCGCTGGTACAGGTCCGCAAACGCCTGGCCCTGACGGCCACCCGGCTGGTGGATCGTCGCCGAGGACGTATCGAAACGCTGGCCGGGCAGTTGGAGGCGCTGTCTCCCCTGGCCACCCTGGCCCGTGGCTTTGGCGTGGCACGTGGGCCCGATGGCGCTACCTTGAGTAGGCGGGCGCAGTTTGCCCCGGGCGCCAGTTTCGAGCTGTGGCTGCAGGATGGCATCGTGGAAGCCACGGCCGGGGCCAGCAAAGCGCTGCCCGATGAGCGGATGGAACGTACGAACAGGGAGTTGGCGTGA
- the folD gene encoding bifunctional methylenetetrahydrofolate dehydrogenase/methenyltetrahydrofolate cyclohydrolase FolD: protein MRAELIDGKAIAATIRGEIARDVAALTARGVVPGLAVVLVGDDAASATYVGAKEKASVEAGMKGGTIRLPASTSQQELLALVERLNGDPAVHGILVQMPLPKHIDPDTVIRHIRPDKDVDGFHPENVGKLLIGHTDGFVSCTPAGVIELLVRSGVDTRGAEAVIIGRSNIVGKPMAALLVQGRAGGDATVTVCHSRTKDLAAHTRRADILIAAIGRAEMITGDMIKPGAVVIDVGMNSVPDATKAKGSRLCGDVHFASAVEVASKITPVPGGVGPMTIAMLLRNTVRAAERTLG from the coding sequence TTGCGCGCTGAACTGATCGATGGAAAGGCCATCGCCGCGACGATTCGTGGCGAGATCGCCCGCGATGTGGCTGCACTGACCGCGCGCGGTGTGGTACCCGGACTCGCCGTGGTGCTGGTGGGCGACGACGCGGCCAGCGCCACGTATGTCGGCGCCAAGGAAAAAGCGTCGGTGGAAGCCGGCATGAAGGGTGGCACCATCCGCCTGCCGGCCAGCACGTCACAGCAGGAGTTGCTGGCGTTGGTGGAGCGCCTCAATGGCGATCCGGCCGTGCATGGCATCCTGGTGCAGATGCCGCTGCCCAAGCACATCGACCCCGATACGGTCATCCGGCATATCCGTCCCGACAAGGATGTCGACGGCTTTCACCCGGAGAACGTCGGGAAGCTGCTGATTGGTCATACCGATGGCTTCGTATCGTGCACACCCGCGGGTGTGATCGAGTTGCTGGTGCGCAGCGGTGTCGATACCCGTGGCGCGGAAGCGGTGATCATCGGTCGCAGCAACATCGTCGGCAAACCGATGGCCGCGCTGCTCGTGCAGGGGCGCGCCGGTGGTGATGCCACCGTGACCGTGTGCCATAGCCGCACGAAAGACCTCGCGGCGCATACCCGTCGCGCCGACATCCTCATTGCCGCAATCGGTCGCGCCGAAATGATCACCGGTGACATGATCAAGCCTGGCGCCGTGGTCATCGATGTGGGCATGAACAGCGTGCCCGATGCCACGAAGGCCAAGGGCAGTCGGTTGTGTGGCGATGTGCACTTCGCGAGCGCGGTCGAGGTGGCGTCCAAGATCACGCCGGTACCGGGTGGTGTGGGTCCGATGACCATTGCGATGCTGCTGCGCAATACGGTTCGCGCTGCCGAACGTACGCTGGGCTGA
- the rny gene encoding ribonuclease Y, with amino-acid sequence MGELSLAALTGALGMVAAVIAFVFGRRSGRQAEIGEQQRAKATAEDTAGRILDEARREADTLRKGAIVSGKEEVLQLRETHEQEFRQRRVDVEREEKRILERESQVDRVREGLEGRELEVQRRGKELTQREDAATARSLELDTLFADERRRLEQIAGLSADQAKAELVRRLEDEALADAASRLREIRESAKRNADREARKIVALAVQRVAAETTAETTVSAVALPNDEMKGRIIGREGRNIRAFELATGVDVIIDDTPDTVVVSCFDPVRRETARLALEKLVSDGRIHPGRIEEVVAKARREVEVAIVETGEQAAYEVGITGLHPELIKLIGRMKWRTSYGQNILAHSKEVAWLAGMMAAELGLDVALAKRGALLHDIGKVLTHEHEGTHVQLGVEMATKYGENPLVVNCIAAHHDDVPHESEVSVLVQAADGISGSRPGARREAFETYVKRLEGLERIASSYRGVERVFAIQAGREVRVVVTPEQVDDLRMAALSEEIARRIESELQYPGQIKVVVIRESRAVDFAR; translated from the coding sequence ATGGGAGAACTTTCCCTGGCCGCGCTGACTGGCGCGCTGGGTATGGTCGCGGCCGTGATCGCCTTTGTGTTTGGGCGTCGCTCGGGCCGCCAGGCCGAGATCGGCGAACAGCAGCGTGCCAAGGCGACCGCTGAAGACACGGCCGGACGCATCCTCGACGAGGCGCGTCGTGAAGCCGACACCCTTCGCAAGGGTGCCATCGTCTCCGGCAAGGAAGAGGTGCTGCAGCTCCGGGAGACGCACGAGCAGGAGTTCCGTCAGCGTCGGGTCGACGTGGAGCGCGAAGAAAAGCGCATTCTGGAGCGCGAATCGCAGGTGGATCGGGTGCGTGAAGGCCTCGAGGGACGGGAGCTCGAGGTGCAGCGGCGCGGCAAGGAGCTGACCCAGCGGGAGGACGCCGCCACGGCGCGTTCACTGGAACTCGACACCCTCTTTGCCGACGAACGTCGCCGTCTCGAACAGATCGCCGGGCTGAGTGCCGATCAGGCCAAGGCCGAACTGGTTCGGCGCCTCGAAGACGAAGCGCTGGCCGATGCCGCCAGCCGGTTGCGAGAGATTCGGGAATCGGCCAAGCGCAATGCAGACCGTGAAGCCCGGAAAATCGTGGCGCTCGCCGTGCAGCGTGTCGCCGCCGAAACCACCGCCGAAACGACAGTGTCGGCCGTGGCGCTGCCGAACGATGAGATGAAGGGCCGTATCATCGGCCGAGAGGGGCGCAACATTCGCGCCTTCGAACTGGCCACCGGTGTCGATGTCATCATCGACGATACGCCGGATACGGTGGTGGTGTCCTGCTTCGATCCGGTGCGTCGTGAGACGGCGCGCCTGGCACTCGAAAAGCTGGTGAGCGATGGTCGCATCCATCCGGGACGCATCGAAGAAGTGGTGGCCAAGGCCCGCCGTGAGGTGGAGGTGGCCATCGTGGAGACCGGTGAACAGGCCGCGTACGAAGTCGGCATCACCGGTCTGCATCCCGAGCTGATCAAGCTCATCGGCCGCATGAAGTGGCGCACCAGCTACGGGCAGAATATCCTCGCGCACAGCAAGGAAGTGGCCTGGCTGGCCGGCATGATGGCCGCCGAGCTGGGGCTCGACGTGGCGCTCGCCAAGCGTGGTGCGCTGTTGCACGACATCGGCAAGGTGCTCACGCACGAACACGAGGGCACCCACGTGCAGCTTGGCGTGGAGATGGCCACCAAGTACGGCGAAAACCCGCTGGTGGTGAACTGCATCGCCGCCCATCATGACGATGTACCACACGAGAGCGAAGTCTCGGTGCTCGTACAGGCCGCCGACGGCATTTCGGGTTCACGTCCCGGTGCGCGCCGCGAAGCATTCGAAACCTACGTGAAGCGTCTCGAAGGCCTCGAACGCATTGCGTCGAGCTATCGCGGCGTGGAACGCGTGTTTGCCATTCAGGCGGGCCGCGAAGTGCGCGTTGTGGTCACCCCCGAGCAGGTCGACGACCTGCGCATGGCGGCGCTCTCGGAAGAGATTGCGCGCCGTATCGAATCCGAGTTGCAGTATCCCGGCCAGATCAAGGTCGTGGTCATCCGAGAAAGCCGAGCGGTGGACTTTGCGCGCTGA
- a CDS encoding cell division protein ZapA produces the protein MMDQRALVKVRILGDDYSLRTEASAEHTKAVAEHVDRTIRAILSGSSTMETQKAAILAALQITDELFKERNACESLTGDLRQLAADIRPLLPPAKRGDEVGAA, from the coding sequence ATGATGGACCAACGTGCGCTGGTGAAGGTGCGCATCCTGGGTGATGACTATTCGCTCCGGACCGAAGCCTCGGCCGAACACACCAAGGCCGTGGCCGAACACGTCGATCGCACGATCCGGGCGATTCTCTCTGGGTCTTCCACGATGGAGACCCAGAAGGCCGCCATTTTGGCGGCACTCCAGATCACGGACGAGCTGTTCAAGGAGCGGAACGCCTGCGAATCCCTCACCGGTGATCTCCGCCAACTGGCTGCCGACATTCGGCCGCTCCTGCCGCCCGCCAAGCGCGGCGATGAGGTCGGCGCCGCGTAG